A window of the Streptomyces sp. NBC_01351 genome harbors these coding sequences:
- a CDS encoding magnesium and cobalt transport protein CorA encodes MSERPDRRPSPSAAKRPSWRRPASPAATPPAGPPASPQPAPSAPTPPNHRSVIDSAVYRDGRRVASPTTLADTFRRLREEPDGMAWIGLHRPTEPELHSLAAEFNLHELAVEDALEAHQRPKLERYGDTLFVVLRAARYLDAQEEVEFSELHVFVGPDFLITVRHGGAPDLSTVRHRMEETPDLLSLGPEAALYAILDAVVDGYAPVVEGVQTDIDEIETEVFRGDPAVSRRIYELSREMVEFQRATRPLVGMLHGLMAGFAKYGTDEELQRYLRDVADHVTHTSERVDGFRQALTEILTVNATLVSQQQNAEMRALAEAGFEQNEEIKKVSSWAAILFAPTLVGTIYGMNFESMPELGWSFGYPLAICLMGVICASLYVIFKRRDWL; translated from the coding sequence ATGTCGGAGCGCCCAGACCGCCGCCCTTCGCCGTCCGCCGCGAAGCGGCCGAGTTGGCGCCGCCCCGCCTCGCCGGCCGCCACACCCCCGGCGGGCCCGCCGGCCTCCCCGCAGCCCGCACCCTCCGCACCCACTCCCCCGAACCACCGCAGCGTGATCGACTCGGCCGTGTACCGCGACGGCCGCCGCGTCGCCTCCCCCACCACCCTGGCCGACACCTTCCGCCGACTGCGCGAAGAGCCGGACGGCATGGCCTGGATCGGCCTGCACCGCCCCACCGAGCCCGAACTGCACTCCCTGGCAGCCGAGTTCAACCTCCACGAACTCGCCGTCGAGGACGCCCTGGAGGCACACCAGCGCCCCAAGCTCGAGCGCTACGGGGACACCCTCTTCGTCGTCCTGCGCGCGGCCCGCTACCTCGACGCCCAGGAGGAGGTCGAGTTCAGCGAACTCCACGTCTTCGTGGGCCCGGACTTCCTGATCACGGTCCGCCACGGCGGCGCCCCGGACCTCTCCACCGTCCGCCACCGCATGGAGGAAACCCCGGACCTCCTCTCCCTGGGCCCGGAGGCCGCCCTGTACGCGATCCTCGACGCGGTGGTCGACGGATACGCCCCCGTCGTCGAGGGCGTCCAGACGGACATCGACGAGATCGAAACGGAAGTCTTCCGCGGAGACCCGGCGGTCTCCCGCCGCATCTACGAACTCTCCCGCGAAATGGTCGAGTTCCAACGCGCCACCCGCCCCCTGGTCGGCATGCTCCACGGCCTGATGGCGGGCTTCGCCAAGTACGGCACGGACGAGGAACTCCAGCGCTACCTCCGAGACGTGGCCGACCACGTCACCCACACCAGCGAACGCGTCGACGGCTTCCGCCAGGCCCTCACGGAAATCCTGACGGTGAACGCGACGCTGGTCTCCCAACAACAGAACGCGGAAATGCGCGCCCTGGCGGAGGCCGGCTTCGAACAGAACGAGGAGATCAAGAAGGTTTCCTCATGGGCTGCCATTTTGTTTGCTCCCACACTCGTCGGAACTATCTACGGCATGAACTTTGAGTCCATGCCTGAGTTGGGATGGAGCTTCGGATACCCCCTTGCGATCTGCCTCATGGGGGTGATTTGCGCCAGTTTGTACGTGATTTTCAAGCGGCGGGACTGGCTCTGA
- the gcl gene encoding glyoxylate carboligase, protein MPRMTAAAAAVEILKLEGVEQAFGVPGAAINPFYRELKNVGGIAHTLARHVEGASHMAEGYTRAKAGNIGVCIGTSGPAGTDMITGLYSAIADSIPILCITGQAPVSKLHKEDFQAVDIASIAKPVTKAATTVLEAAQVPGVFQQAFHLMRSGRPGPVLIDLPIDVQLTEIEFDPETYTSLPVYKPQASRAQAAKAIQFLLESERPLIVAGGGIINADASDLLVEFAELINVPVISTLMGWGVIPDDHELAAGMVGVQTAHRYGNATFLESDLVLGIGNRWANRHTGYNLDAYTKGRKFVHVDIEPTQLGKIFAPDFGIASDAKVALELFIEVAKELKAEGKLPDFSAWTESAQERKATLQRRTHFENIPLKPQRVYEEMNKAFGPETRYVTTIGLSQIAAAQFLHVYKPRHWINCGQAGPLGWTIPAAIGAATAEPETPIVAISGDYDFQFMIEELAVAAQHKVPYVHVLVNNAYLGLIRQAQGGLGINFEVNLEFENINTPELGVYGVDHVKVAEGLGVKAIRVTDPDKLGEAFEEAKKLAQEFQVPVVVEAILERVTNIAMSKTVDMSDVTEFEELATEPGHAPTAIKSLKV, encoded by the coding sequence ATGCCTCGTATGACAGCCGCCGCCGCTGCAGTTGAGATCCTCAAGCTCGAGGGTGTTGAACAAGCGTTCGGCGTGCCCGGTGCTGCGATCAACCCGTTCTACCGCGAGCTCAAGAACGTGGGCGGCATCGCGCACACGCTGGCCCGCCACGTTGAGGGCGCCTCGCACATGGCCGAGGGTTACACCCGTGCCAAGGCGGGCAACATCGGTGTCTGCATCGGTACCTCGGGCCCGGCCGGCACCGACATGATCACCGGCCTGTACTCGGCCATCGCGGACTCGATCCCGATCCTGTGCATCACCGGTCAGGCCCCGGTCTCGAAGCTCCACAAGGAAGACTTCCAGGCCGTCGACATCGCCTCGATCGCCAAGCCCGTCACCAAGGCCGCCACCACGGTCCTGGAGGCCGCGCAGGTCCCCGGTGTCTTCCAGCAGGCCTTCCACCTGATGCGCTCCGGCCGCCCCGGCCCGGTCCTGATCGACCTCCCGATCGACGTCCAGCTGACCGAGATCGAGTTCGACCCGGAGACCTACACGTCGCTGCCGGTCTACAAGCCGCAGGCGTCCCGCGCCCAGGCCGCCAAGGCCATCCAGTTCCTGCTGGAGTCCGAGCGCCCGCTGATCGTCGCCGGTGGCGGCATCATCAACGCCGACGCCTCCGACCTGCTGGTCGAGTTCGCCGAGCTCATCAACGTCCCGGTCATCTCCACCCTCATGGGCTGGGGCGTCATCCCGGACGACCACGAGCTGGCCGCCGGCATGGTCGGTGTCCAGACGGCGCACCGCTACGGCAACGCGACGTTCCTGGAGTCGGACCTCGTCCTGGGTATCGGCAACCGCTGGGCCAACCGCCACACCGGTTACAACCTGGACGCCTACACCAAGGGCCGCAAGTTCGTCCACGTCGACATCGAGCCCACCCAGCTCGGCAAGATCTTCGCCCCGGACTTCGGCATCGCCTCCGACGCCAAGGTCGCGCTGGAGCTCTTCATCGAGGTCGCCAAGGAGCTCAAGGCCGAGGGCAAGCTGCCCGACTTCTCCGCGTGGACCGAGTCCGCGCAGGAGCGCAAGGCCACCCTGCAGCGCCGTACGCACTTCGAGAACATCCCCCTGAAGCCGCAGCGCGTCTACGAGGAGATGAACAAGGCCTTCGGCCCGGAGACCCGCTACGTCACCACCATCGGTCTCTCCCAGATCGCGGCCGCGCAGTTCCTGCACGTCTACAAGCCGCGCCACTGGATCAACTGCGGCCAGGCCGGCCCGCTCGGCTGGACCATCCCGGCCGCCATCGGTGCCGCCACCGCGGAGCCGGAGACCCCGATCGTCGCGATCTCGGGTGACTACGACTTCCAGTTCATGATCGAGGAGCTGGCGGTCGCCGCCCAGCACAAGGTCCCCTACGTTCACGTCCTCGTGAACAACGCCTACCTGGGTCTGATCCGTCAGGCGCAGGGCGGTCTGGGCATCAACTTCGAGGTCAACCTCGAGTTCGAGAACATCAACACCCCCGAGCTGGGTGTCTACGGTGTCGACCACGTCAAGGTCGCCGAGGGCCTGGGCGTCAAGGCCATCCGCGTCACCGACCCGGACAAGCTGGGCGAGGCCTTCGAGGAGGCCAAGAAGCTGGCGCAGGAGTTCCAGGTCCCGGTCGTCGTCGAGGCCATCCTGGAGCGCGTCACCAACATCGCGATGAGCAAGACGGTCGACATGAGCGACGTCACCGAGTTCGAAGAGCTCGCGACCGAGCCGGGCCACGCCCCGACCGCGATCAAGTCCCTCAAGGTCTGA
- a CDS encoding winged helix DNA-binding domain-containing protein: MASRTAHPVLGTRALNRATLARQLLLSRAEMSARDAVAHLVGLQAQNVKPPYFQLHARLAGFRPAELAGLMESREVVRMVTMRSTIHTHTADDAQTLRPLVQPARDREVTYFRKGLGGVDLDRLAARARAFVESEPRTMAEIREELLKEWPDADPQSLSVAARCRLPLVQVTPRGVWGRSGQVRLTTAENWLGRTAPAAEPQPVDEVVLRYLGAFGPASVKDMQTWAGLTRLREAFERLRPGLAVFRDENGVELFDLPDAPRPDADTPAPPRFLPEFDNLLLSHADRTRVITPEAKGRTWTGNQAHCALLVDGFVAGLWKLDGNLLTVELFDDKLSKARRAEVVAEGELLVEGMSDGVGDGKAGGQGGVRFGATRG; the protein is encoded by the coding sequence ATGGCCTCCAGGACTGCACATCCCGTACTCGGCACCCGCGCTCTGAACCGTGCCACGCTCGCCCGCCAGTTGCTGCTGAGCCGCGCCGAGATGTCCGCGCGGGACGCCGTCGCGCACCTCGTCGGGCTGCAGGCGCAGAACGTGAAGCCCCCGTACTTCCAGCTCCACGCCCGCCTCGCCGGATTCCGGCCCGCCGAACTGGCCGGGCTCATGGAGTCCCGCGAGGTGGTCCGTATGGTCACCATGCGCTCGACCATCCACACCCACACGGCGGACGACGCCCAGACCCTGCGCCCGCTGGTCCAGCCCGCCCGGGACCGGGAGGTCACCTACTTCCGGAAGGGGCTCGGAGGGGTGGACCTGGACCGGCTGGCGGCGCGGGCCCGCGCGTTCGTCGAGAGCGAGCCGCGCACCATGGCCGAGATCCGGGAGGAGCTGCTCAAGGAGTGGCCCGACGCCGATCCGCAGTCCCTGTCCGTCGCCGCCCGTTGCCGGCTCCCGCTCGTCCAGGTCACGCCCCGGGGGGTGTGGGGACGCAGTGGCCAGGTCCGGCTGACGACTGCCGAGAACTGGCTCGGCCGGACCGCCCCCGCCGCCGAGCCGCAGCCCGTGGACGAGGTCGTGCTGCGCTACCTCGGCGCCTTCGGGCCCGCCTCCGTCAAGGACATGCAGACCTGGGCCGGCCTGACCCGGCTGCGCGAGGCCTTCGAGCGGCTGCGGCCCGGCCTGGCCGTCTTCCGGGACGAGAACGGGGTCGAGCTGTTCGACCTGCCCGACGCGCCCCGGCCCGATGCGGACACCCCGGCGCCGCCCCGCTTCCTCCCCGAGTTCGACAACCTGCTGCTCTCGCACGCCGACCGCACCCGCGTGATCACCCCCGAGGCGAAGGGCCGCACCTGGACGGGCAACCAGGCACATTGCGCGCTCCTCGTCGACGGGTTCGTCGCCGGGCTGTGGAAGCTGGACGGGAACCTGCTCACCGTCGAGCTGTTCGACGACAAGTTGTCCAAGGCACGGCGGGCGGAGGTCGTCGCCGAGGGGGAGTTGCTGGTCGAGGGGATGAGTGACGGTGTGGGGGACGGGAAGGCAGGCGGCCAGGGGGGTGTGCGTTTCGGGGCGACCCGCGGCTGA
- a CDS encoding glutathione peroxidase, producing the protein MSLYDIPLTTLNDEPTTLGAHKGKAILLVNTASQCGLTPQYSGLARLQFKYEEKGFTVIGVPCNQFGEQEPGNAEDIQTFCAAGFGVTFPMLEKSEVNGENRHPLYKELVQVPDAEGEAGDIQWNFEKFLISPAGEVVARFRPRTEPESAEVITAIEAHLPA; encoded by the coding sequence ATGAGCCTGTACGACATTCCGCTGACCACCCTGAACGACGAGCCCACCACTCTCGGTGCCCACAAGGGCAAGGCGATCCTGCTGGTGAACACCGCCTCGCAGTGCGGGCTCACCCCCCAGTACTCGGGACTGGCCCGCCTGCAGTTCAAGTACGAGGAGAAGGGCTTCACCGTCATCGGCGTGCCCTGCAACCAGTTCGGCGAGCAGGAGCCCGGCAACGCCGAGGACATCCAGACCTTCTGCGCGGCCGGCTTCGGGGTCACCTTCCCGATGCTGGAGAAGTCCGAGGTCAACGGGGAGAACCGGCACCCCCTCTACAAGGAGCTGGTCCAGGTCCCCGACGCGGAGGGCGAGGCCGGGGACATCCAGTGGAACTTCGAGAAGTTCCTGATCTCCCCCGCCGGCGAGGTCGTGGCGCGCTTCCGCCCGCGCACCGAGCCCGAGTCCGCCGAGGTCATCACCGCGATCGAGGCGCACCTGCCGGCCTGA
- a CDS encoding AMP-binding protein, with protein sequence MRIPMTVSDFLDRAELGFSSSPGVVDEPDQPAPPVPVSTYGRLGERVRAWQAGFDRLGVGEGERVAVVSHNSSRLLELLFAVPMSGRICVPVNFRLKPEEIDYVVRQSGASVLLVDPELDESLVGVKARHRFVLGAQTESELMRFGVEPRPWSNPDEDATATINYTSGTTARPKGVQLTHRNIWVNGLTFGLHTRVWERDVYMHTLPMFHCNGWGMPYVMAGLGVKQVVLRKVDGAEILRRVDEHGVTLMCGAPAVWNAVLDAAATWEGEIPGRDRVRIVCAGAPPPSRTIQRMGEELGWEFTQIYGLTETSPLLTYNRARAGDAGLPAEERAHKLSRAGLPALGVKLKVSASGEVLARSNVVLESYWDKPEETEVALEGGWFHTGDGGTIDEADGHLTLSDRKKDVIITGGENVSSIEVEDTIFRHPAVAEVAVIGVPHEKWGETIKALVVLVEGATAEEGEIIAHCKERMAGYKAPTSVEFREAIPRTATGKIQKFKLREPYWTGLEREIN encoded by the coding sequence ATGCGGATTCCGATGACCGTCTCGGACTTCCTCGACCGGGCCGAGCTGGGGTTCTCCTCCAGCCCCGGCGTGGTCGACGAGCCGGACCAGCCCGCTCCGCCTGTGCCCGTGTCCACGTACGGGCGGCTGGGGGAGCGGGTTCGGGCCTGGCAAGCCGGGTTCGACCGGCTCGGTGTCGGGGAGGGCGAGCGGGTGGCGGTGGTCAGCCACAACTCGTCGCGGCTGCTGGAGCTGTTGTTCGCGGTGCCGATGAGCGGCCGGATCTGCGTGCCGGTCAATTTCCGGCTCAAGCCCGAAGAGATCGACTACGTGGTGCGGCAGAGCGGGGCATCGGTGCTGCTCGTCGACCCGGAGCTGGACGAGTCCCTCGTCGGCGTCAAGGCGCGCCACCGCTTCGTTCTCGGCGCTCAGACGGAGAGCGAGCTGATGCGGTTCGGTGTCGAGCCGCGGCCGTGGTCGAACCCGGACGAGGACGCCACGGCGACGATCAATTACACCTCGGGCACCACCGCCCGCCCGAAGGGCGTGCAGCTGACCCATCGCAACATCTGGGTCAACGGCCTGACCTTCGGGCTGCACACCCGGGTGTGGGAGCGCGACGTCTACATGCACACGCTGCCGATGTTCCACTGCAACGGCTGGGGAATGCCGTACGTGATGGCCGGGCTCGGCGTGAAGCAGGTGGTACTGCGCAAGGTCGACGGCGCGGAGATCCTGCGTCGGGTCGACGAGCACGGCGTCACGCTCATGTGCGGCGCGCCCGCGGTGTGGAACGCCGTGCTGGATGCGGCCGCGACCTGGGAGGGCGAGATCCCGGGCCGTGACCGCGTACGGATCGTCTGCGCCGGGGCGCCCCCGCCGAGCAGGACGATCCAGCGGATGGGCGAGGAGCTGGGCTGGGAGTTCACCCAGATCTACGGCCTGACCGAGACCTCGCCGCTGCTCACCTACAACCGGGCCCGGGCCGGCGATGCCGGGCTGCCGGCCGAGGAGCGGGCGCACAAGCTGTCCCGCGCGGGGCTGCCCGCGCTCGGGGTCAAGCTGAAGGTCTCCGCGTCCGGCGAAGTGCTGGCGCGGTCGAACGTCGTGCTGGAGAGCTACTGGGACAAGCCGGAGGAGACGGAGGTGGCGCTCGAGGGCGGCTGGTTCCACACCGGCGACGGCGGCACGATCGACGAGGCCGACGGGCACCTGACGCTCTCCGACCGGAAGAAGGACGTGATCATCACCGGGGGCGAGAACGTCTCGTCGATCGAGGTGGAGGACACCATCTTCCGCCACCCGGCGGTCGCCGAGGTGGCCGTCATCGGTGTGCCGCACGAGAAGTGGGGCGAGACGATCAAGGCGCTCGTGGTCCTGGTCGAAGGGGCCACGGCGGAGGAAGGCGAGATCATCGCCCACTGCAAGGAGCGCATGGCCGGCTACAAGGCGCCGACGAGCGTCGAGTTCCGCGAGGCGATCCCGCGCACGGCCACCGGCAAGATCCAGAAGTTCAAGCTGCGCGAACCGTACTGGACCGGACTCGAACGAGAGATCAACTGA